Proteins encoded by one window of Candidatus Neomarinimicrobiota bacterium:
- a CDS encoding 16S rRNA (uracil(1498)-N(3))-methyltransferase, giving the protein MNLILLNQNDFIAENQVRLTGRRLEHIRTVHRAESESHLKVGLLNGKIGYGIISQIEPDFVELTTTFDQSPPEILPVTLLLALPRPKMLRRVLQSVTSLGVKQIYLFNSFRVEKSFWSSPILQPEKRHEQLLLGLEQARDTMLPEVHLRQRFKPFVEDELPELCQGTKALVAHPTSAKGALLEPNLPTTLAIGPEGGFIPYEIDMLVACGFIPFSLGERILRVETAVPVLLSQMLPF; this is encoded by the coding sequence ATGAACTTAATTTTGCTAAATCAGAATGATTTTATTGCTGAAAACCAGGTCCGTCTGACGGGACGCCGATTGGAGCATATACGAACAGTTCACCGGGCTGAGTCTGAATCTCACCTGAAAGTTGGGCTGCTCAACGGCAAGATTGGTTACGGAATTATTAGTCAGATCGAACCTGATTTTGTTGAGTTGACCACCACATTTGATCAATCACCACCAGAAATTCTCCCTGTCACCCTTTTATTGGCTCTACCGCGCCCAAAAATGCTTAGGCGGGTTCTACAAAGTGTAACCTCTCTGGGTGTCAAACAGATTTACCTGTTCAACAGCTTCCGGGTGGAAAAGAGCTTCTGGAGCAGTCCAATTCTGCAGCCTGAAAAACGCCACGAACAACTCTTGCTCGGTTTAGAGCAGGCTCGGGACACAATGCTCCCAGAGGTTCATCTGCGACAGCGCTTTAAACCTTTTGTGGAAGATGAATTACCGGAATTGTGCCAGGGCACCAAAGCCCTGGTCGCCCACCCAACCAGCGCAAAGGGGGCATTGTTGGAACCCAACCTGCCAACCACACTTGCCATCGGTCCAGAAGGGGGCTTCATCCCCTATGAGATCGACATGTTAGTGGCCTGCGGTTTTATTCCTTTCAGCCTCGGTGAGAGGATCCTCCGGGTTGAAACCGCAGTGCCAGTCTTGCTCTCACAAATGCTGCCATTTTAA
- a CDS encoding histidine kinase, producing MTSTKDPGKISLFWVLQISGWFLYGVIYYLIYYSYKDLDVANTIGFAVTYMVAFLVTIIMRKIYQKLDYQHRSILNVSGIVILTSVVFAVIWVYVDRFVSYPIYGIEKFQKALDKITMRSNISQIYWNSFILFTWSALYFLINFWRQWNEQLARTEKAELLAHSAQLQMLRYQLNPHFLFNSLNSIRALILEDQGKARDMVTELAELLRYSLVSKNNGDVPFSEEITAIKHYFAIEEKRYEENLQVSFEIDPLAEEYPIPSFLVHPLVENAVKYGMKTSSMPLKIKILASVKDNELSVTVRNSGTWLSDDAEGRSRPAGTGTGLKNVKERLENRFPGKYDLTTSEEEGCVVIRISISRDVEGNNV from the coding sequence ATGACATCCACAAAAGATCCTGGCAAAATCTCACTCTTCTGGGTACTCCAAATTTCAGGCTGGTTCCTGTATGGGGTGATCTATTACCTCATTTACTATTCTTATAAGGATCTGGATGTAGCAAATACCATTGGATTTGCAGTAACCTACATGGTAGCCTTTCTTGTGACCATCATCATGCGGAAAATATATCAAAAGCTGGATTATCAGCATCGATCCATTCTGAATGTATCAGGGATAGTCATCCTTACTTCAGTTGTCTTTGCTGTGATCTGGGTTTATGTGGACCGATTTGTCTCCTACCCCATCTACGGAATTGAAAAGTTTCAGAAAGCCCTGGATAAAATCACCATGCGCAGCAATATCAGTCAGATATACTGGAACTCATTTATCCTGTTTACGTGGTCCGCACTCTATTTTTTAATCAATTTCTGGCGACAGTGGAACGAACAGCTTGCCCGCACTGAAAAAGCCGAACTCCTGGCACATAGCGCACAGCTCCAGATGCTGAGATATCAGCTAAACCCACATTTTCTGTTTAACTCTTTGAATTCTATTCGGGCTCTCATCCTGGAAGACCAGGGTAAAGCGCGGGATATGGTGACAGAACTGGCAGAACTCCTGCGCTATTCGCTGGTAAGTAAAAACAATGGTGACGTGCCCTTCAGCGAAGAGATCACTGCCATAAAACATTACTTCGCCATTGAAGAAAAGCGCTATGAGGAAAATCTGCAGGTCAGTTTCGAAATCGACCCTTTGGCCGAGGAATATCCCATCCCCAGCTTCCTGGTGCATCCCCTGGTTGAAAACGCTGTGAAGTACGGAATGAAGACCTCCAGCATGCCTTTGAAAATTAAAATCCTGGCCAGTGTTAAAGACAATGAGCTTTCCGTCACCGTGAGAAACAGTGGGACCTGGTTGTCAGATGATGCTGAGGGGCGTAGTCGACCCGCAGGCACAGGAACCGGCTTGAAAAATGTAAAAGAACGCCTTGAAAATAGATTCCCAGGTAAATACGACCTGACGACTTCAGAAGAAGAGGGTTGTGTTGTTATAAGGATTTCAATTTCACGAGATGTCGAGGGAAATAATGTCTAA
- a CDS encoding response regulator transcription factor: MSKLFRAIVVDDERLARNDLRLLLNNHKNIEVVGEAPNGQDALEMIKDVEPDLVFLDIQMPGMNGFDVLEHISSDIRVIFVTAYDEFALRAFEVNALDYLLKPVSADRLQQSIERLELIPDEAEDDLRELEYHDRLLLKLDTSLGFLKISTIVCITSAGDYSEVLCTNKKKVLVHKSMAEWETRLPQAFFNRIHRTTIVNMEFVDRLEEWFNNSYRVYMKGIEEPYVMSRRYVTKLKQKLS, encoded by the coding sequence ATGTCTAAGCTTTTTCGTGCCATTGTAGTAGATGATGAACGTCTTGCCCGCAATGACTTACGTTTACTTCTCAATAACCACAAAAATATTGAGGTTGTGGGAGAAGCCCCCAATGGACAGGATGCGCTTGAAATGATCAAGGATGTGGAACCAGATTTGGTATTTCTGGATATTCAGATGCCTGGCATGAATGGTTTTGATGTCCTGGAACATATCAGTTCCGATATACGGGTCATTTTTGTCACAGCTTATGACGAATTTGCCTTACGCGCTTTCGAAGTCAACGCATTGGACTATTTGTTAAAACCAGTCAGCGCTGACCGTCTTCAACAATCCATCGAACGACTTGAGTTGATTCCTGACGAAGCAGAAGATGACTTAAGGGAGTTGGAATACCATGATAGGCTGCTCCTCAAACTGGATACCAGTCTGGGATTTTTAAAGATCAGTACCATCGTCTGCATAACATCAGCCGGAGATTATTCTGAGGTCCTGTGTACCAACAAAAAGAAGGTGCTGGTACATAAATCCATGGCGGAGTGGGAAACCCGACTCCCCCAGGCTTTTTTTAACCGGATTCACCGAACGACCATCGTCAACATGGAGTTTGTGGATCGTCTGGAAGAGTGGTTCAATAATTCGTACCGGGTCTACATGAAAGGTATTGAAGAACCCTACGTCATGAGCCGTCGGTATGTTACCAAACTTAAACAGAAACTCAGCTAA
- a CDS encoding TIGR00730 family Rossman fold protein gives MNVDKRVIRKFEKKTWSEVKSKNSWQVFRIMAEFVEGFDALTQVGPSVTVFGSARTQPDDPFYGIAYELGKLLAREGLSVITGGGPGIMEAANKGAKETGGASAGVGIELPFEASNNAFIDADKNITFRYFFVRKLMFLKYSQAFVAFPGGLGTLDELFESLTLSQTGKTPKFPILLVGRDYWSGLVDWLRERALAEGYIGADDIELFRVVETAEEAMDSITRFFAKFRKEMVPNF, from the coding sequence ATGAATGTAGATAAACGAGTCATCCGCAAATTTGAAAAGAAGACCTGGTCAGAAGTGAAATCCAAGAATTCCTGGCAAGTTTTTCGCATTATGGCAGAATTCGTAGAAGGTTTTGATGCATTGACACAGGTTGGTCCTTCTGTGACTGTTTTTGGCTCCGCACGCACCCAACCGGATGATCCCTTTTATGGGATTGCCTATGAACTGGGAAAACTTTTGGCCCGTGAGGGTCTCAGTGTCATAACAGGAGGTGGTCCAGGCATCATGGAAGCCGCCAATAAGGGTGCTAAGGAGACTGGAGGCGCATCAGCAGGTGTTGGTATTGAATTGCCCTTTGAAGCCTCTAACAACGCCTTTATTGACGCAGATAAGAATATTACCTTCCGCTATTTCTTTGTACGGAAACTCATGTTTTTAAAATATTCCCAGGCATTTGTAGCTTTTCCTGGCGGTCTGGGCACCCTGGATGAATTATTTGAATCTCTGACGCTCTCACAAACAGGCAAAACCCCTAAATTTCCCATTCTATTAGTGGGTCGTGATTATTGGTCTGGTCTGGTTGACTGGTTACGAGAAAGAGCTCTGGCTGAGGGTTACATAGGGGCCGATGATATCGAGTTGTTTAGAGTTGTGGAAACGGCCGAGGAGGCCATGGATTCCATTACCCGCTTTTTTGCCAAATTCCGCAAGGAGATGGTACCGAACTTTTAG
- a CDS encoding FMN-binding protein, translating into MLEKTGRRWLRVIHIIFIASLMGSLASILSIKAISGLDTRQLFIANYSIYTLFNTVVTWSFYGVVTTGLIYSVFTHWGLTKHWWIIGKWTGTVILFALVWIWLGPAINGMIALSDIGMEESAVPHSYIEYHNTLTPVIAVALLIMFTLIAITIFRPWGQRNQKYEMNRSWVLSLTGMGVALGVGLGFMGYYDLESYRNMEIRSPDLTLVPDGIHRGSVSYSGFEFTVAVKVIESRIEGVGVVNNRDSEYARFAEGIIPRVIRNQSPDVDGITGATTTSKCLMKAIEIALEEAQ; encoded by the coding sequence ATGCTGGAAAAAACAGGCCGAAGGTGGCTGAGAGTCATTCATATTATATTTATCGCCTCTCTCATGGGCAGTCTGGCTTCAATCCTGTCGATTAAGGCCATTTCTGGTCTCGACACACGCCAACTTTTTATTGCAAATTATTCTATATATACGCTTTTCAATACGGTGGTGACCTGGTCCTTTTACGGGGTGGTGACTACTGGGCTGATCTACTCAGTATTTACCCATTGGGGATTGACCAAACACTGGTGGATAATTGGAAAATGGACAGGAACGGTAATACTCTTCGCTCTGGTATGGATCTGGTTGGGACCAGCAATCAATGGTATGATAGCACTTTCAGATATTGGGATGGAGGAATCGGCGGTACCTCATAGTTATATTGAATATCACAACACCTTAACACCTGTAATAGCAGTGGCGCTATTGATTATGTTTACGCTGATCGCCATTACCATTTTCAGACCCTGGGGGCAAAGAAACCAAAAATACGAGATGAATCGCAGCTGGGTGTTGTCCCTGACCGGTATGGGTGTGGCTCTGGGAGTGGGTCTGGGATTTATGGGATATTATGATCTGGAATCCTATCGCAATATGGAGATAAGGAGTCCTGATTTGACCCTGGTTCCTGATGGCATCCATCGCGGCTCGGTGAGCTATTCAGGTTTTGAGTTTACTGTAGCCGTTAAGGTAATCGAATCACGAATTGAGGGAGTAGGCGTGGTCAATAATCGGGATAGTGAATATGCCAGGTTTGCAGAAGGCATTATCCCGCGGGTGATCCGAAATCAAAGTCCTGACGTTGATGGAATCACAGGTGCCACCACCACCAGCAAATGTTTGATGAAGGCGATAGAGATCGCCCTGGAGGAAGCGCAATGA
- a CDS encoding asparaginase, whose amino-acid sequence MQIQIFITGGTFDKEYNELNGDLYFRDTHLKQMLEQGRSQLNVNIRSLMMIDSLEMTEQDRGIILTHCQKSATDRIVITHGTDTMVETAHFLADHIKDKTIILTGAMIPIVFGSSDGLFNMGAALAYVQTLEHGVYIAMNGQYFDNDKVRKNKAKGLFETL is encoded by the coding sequence ATGCAAATACAGATCTTCATCACTGGGGGCACCTTTGACAAAGAATACAATGAGCTGAATGGGGATCTCTATTTTAGAGACACACACCTGAAACAGATGCTGGAGCAGGGTCGCTCACAGCTTAATGTGAATATTCGAAGCCTCATGATGATAGACAGTCTGGAAATGACGGAACAGGATCGGGGAATAATCCTGACTCATTGCCAGAAAAGTGCCACAGATCGGATTGTCATTACCCATGGAACTGACACCATGGTTGAAACGGCTCACTTTTTAGCCGATCATATTAAGGACAAGACCATTATCCTGACTGGCGCCATGATTCCCATCGTATTTGGTAGTTCTGATGGACTATTCAACATGGGGGCTGCCCTGGCCTATGTTCAAACTCTGGAACATGGGGTTTACATTGCCATGAATGGACAGTATTTCGACAATGACAAGGTGCGTAAAAATAAAGCCAAAGGGCTTTTCGAGACCTTATAA
- a CDS encoding DNA photolyase produces MKEPKITRIIVDQKVADQELVQRYIKNNPQAQVIQQEVTEADKENMFKQESTPAKRDILLTEKQGHTVKQCPGTDRTYRCCNYHVINQTSNCPIDCTYCILQFYLNNPVTTVYANTEKLLTEVKDKIATQPKRFFRIGTGELSDSLAFDSSSEYSKDVIEYFAELPNVLLELKTKSNLIENLLELDHKGHTVVSWSVNPQVIIDAEEHKAASLNERLEAMRQVQEKGYKIGFHFDPLLFHEEWKQSYPDLIRQLFDVVDPKNVAWISIGSLRFPPEMKEKVLEKFPKSKIMFAELIRGMDGKMRYPKPLRLEMYRTVYNSLRYYGGDDLFIYFCMESAEIWERVMGWSPESNEHLDHLFATSLYNQFPGLMQSKPQRFDYDNGIPLHHEKADIPGF; encoded by the coding sequence ATGAAAGAACCAAAAATTACTCGGATCATTGTTGATCAGAAAGTTGCTGATCAGGAATTAGTCCAACGATATATAAAGAACAATCCCCAGGCACAGGTGATTCAGCAGGAGGTCACTGAAGCTGATAAAGAAAATATGTTTAAGCAGGAGTCAACACCTGCCAAGCGGGATATCCTACTCACTGAAAAACAGGGTCATACCGTCAAGCAATGTCCTGGAACGGATAGAACCTACCGCTGCTGCAATTATCATGTTATCAATCAGACCAGCAACTGTCCCATTGATTGCACCTATTGCATCCTTCAATTCTATTTGAATAATCCCGTCACCACGGTCTATGCCAATACAGAAAAGCTCCTGACTGAAGTAAAGGATAAGATTGCAACGCAACCCAAGCGCTTTTTCCGCATTGGGACCGGTGAATTGTCTGATAGTCTGGCCTTTGACTCATCTTCAGAATACTCTAAAGATGTCATAGAATATTTTGCTGAATTGCCAAATGTACTCCTGGAGCTGAAGACCAAGTCCAATCTGATTGAAAACCTGCTGGAGCTGGACCACAAAGGCCACACGGTGGTTTCCTGGTCGGTAAACCCCCAGGTCATCATTGACGCCGAAGAGCACAAAGCCGCTTCCCTGAACGAACGCCTTGAAGCCATGCGACAGGTTCAGGAAAAGGGCTATAAGATTGGTTTTCATTTTGACCCTCTCCTTTTCCATGAGGAATGGAAACAAAGCTATCCTGATTTGATCAGACAATTGTTTGATGTGGTGGATCCCAAAAATGTGGCCTGGATATCAATTGGTTCCTTGCGTTTTCCTCCTGAAATGAAGGAAAAGGTTCTGGAGAAATTCCCCAAATCCAAGATCATGTTTGCTGAGTTGATTCGTGGGATGGATGGCAAGATGCGGTATCCCAAACCGTTGCGGCTGGAAATGTACCGAACGGTATATAATTCCTTACGCTATTATGGGGGTGATGATCTGTTTATCTATTTCTGTATGGAATCCGCTGAGATTTGGGAACGGGTTATGGGCTGGAGTCCAGAAAGCAATGAGCATCTCGATCATCTATTTGCCACCAGTCTTTACAATCAATTCCCAGGATTAATGCAATCCAAGCCACAACGCTTCGACTATGATAATGGCATCCCTCTCCACCACGAAAAGGCGGATATCCCCGGATTTTAA
- the tmpT gene encoding thiopurine S-methyltransferase, with translation MNLESWKQAWELNNIGFHKSRPHPLLVQHFKAINLLEGARIFLPLCGKTLDVAWLLSQGIQVSGVEVSQLAIEQLFQELGVEPSITECGKFTCYSGKNLCIYIGDVFDLSRELIGEVDAIYDRAALVALPAELRIKYTKHLIEITGAAPQLLITFEYDQKLKSGPPFSVDLDELNRHFKDTYTLKLLASNSLAGGLKGSPVAWENIWQLTL, from the coding sequence TTGAATTTAGAATCATGGAAACAAGCCTGGGAATTGAATAACATCGGCTTTCATAAAAGTAGACCCCATCCTCTTTTGGTTCAACACTTCAAAGCGATAAATCTATTGGAAGGCGCTCGGATATTTTTGCCCCTGTGCGGCAAAACGCTGGATGTGGCCTGGTTACTTTCACAGGGAATTCAAGTCTCCGGAGTAGAAGTTAGCCAACTAGCTATTGAGCAATTGTTTCAAGAGCTCGGTGTTGAACCAAGCATTACCGAATGTGGCAAGTTCACATGCTATAGTGGCAAGAATTTATGCATTTACATCGGTGATGTATTTGACTTGTCACGAGAGTTAATAGGCGAGGTGGATGCAATATATGATCGAGCTGCGCTGGTCGCACTGCCTGCGGAGCTACGGATAAAATATACAAAGCATTTAATAGAGATCACCGGCGCAGCCCCCCAACTGCTGATTACATTTGAATACGATCAAAAGTTGAAATCCGGTCCCCCCTTTTCAGTGGATCTTGATGAACTAAACCGGCACTTTAAGGATACCTATACTTTGAAACTCCTGGCGAGCAACTCCCTGGCAGGCGGGTTGAAGGGATCACCTGTGGCATGGGAGAACATCTGGCAGCTTACATTATGA
- a CDS encoding SRPBCC domain-containing protein: MREIRTEIEINASQMEVWDILMAFDKWSDWNPTVNQASGTATLGSKVSIIMAGSEGKNGQKYSADITTFEAPRSFRWRAVMMAGFLMTNDRSFELEPAGEGTKLINTEHFSGLLVSLLWSKLENFVPDSLKSMNEALKRRAEKT; this comes from the coding sequence ATGCGTGAAATTAGAACTGAGATCGAAATTAATGCTTCCCAGATGGAAGTCTGGGATATCCTCATGGCTTTTGATAAATGGTCGGATTGGAACCCCACTGTCAATCAGGCAAGTGGTACAGCCACCCTGGGCTCCAAAGTGAGTATCATCATGGCAGGTTCTGAAGGTAAGAACGGCCAAAAATATTCGGCTGATATCACGACTTTTGAAGCGCCACGATCCTTTCGCTGGAGAGCTGTGATGATGGCAGGATTTCTTATGACCAATGATAGAAGCTTTGAGCTGGAACCTGCAGGCGAGGGTACCAAACTGATCAACACCGAGCACTTTTCTGGGCTTTTGGTTTCTCTCCTCTGGAGCAAGCTGGAAAATTTTGTTCCTGATTCCCTGAAATCAATGAATGAAGCTTTGAAAAGACGAGCCGAAAAAACCTAG
- a CDS encoding nuclear transport factor 2 family protein, whose translation MSNQHERNKQNVLAFYAMAFNEGNPSEAVKKFVGSEYIQHNPLVADGPAPFIEYFEKMAKEWPDKKIFFERVISENNMVVVHCRQEWPGDSVYATIDIFRLDEEGKIVEHWDVMQVVPDESKHNNTMF comes from the coding sequence GTGTCCAACCAACATGAAAGAAATAAACAGAATGTACTGGCGTTTTATGCCATGGCCTTTAACGAAGGAAATCCTTCTGAAGCTGTCAAAAAGTTTGTTGGGAGTGAATATATCCAGCATAACCCCCTGGTAGCAGATGGTCCTGCTCCCTTCATAGAATACTTTGAAAAGATGGCAAAAGAATGGCCAGACAAGAAAATCTTCTTCGAGAGAGTAATATCTGAAAATAATATGGTAGTGGTCCATTGTCGCCAGGAATGGCCTGGAGACAGTGTCTATGCCACCATCGATATATTCAGGCTTGATGAAGAGGGGAAAATAGTTGAGCATTGGGATGTCATGCAAGTGGTTCCCGATGAGTCAAAACACAACAACACGATGTTTTAG